A stretch of DNA from Aspergillus flavus chromosome 3, complete sequence:
ATGCGGAAGACTTAGATGTACAATACAAGCTATACACGACAATAAGACCTGAAATGACGAGTGAAGTGTTGTAACAAGTCAACTTCTTCAATTATGTGACAACTGTCTTGCCGATCAGTCCTAGGGTGTATCACGTCCTAACAGACGTAAGTCCATTAGCTCCTGCGACGCATTCTCTGGAAGCATTCGCTGACCGACGAGGAGCATCGTGTGCGCAAATGACTACGACGATGAGGTTATACCTGGTAATTCATCAGTAGTTTGTGCTATCCGAGATTCCTCGCCTCGTGTGTCCCACTGGTACCTAAACTAGGCAGACTGGAACGATAAGATAGGGATGAAAATGCGGACAGGGCATGGCGTGCATGTGCCTGTGGTGTCGCACCCTGAAATAGAGTCGAAATTGGCGCACGGGCATTTCGAGCCCTAACCTAACGTTTCATGATGGAGTTCGGTCCGGCTGTGCCGCCCCCTGGACCCTCACCAGGAACCATTAAGAACCGTGTTTGTGGGCCCTAAAAACACGCGATTTACTAATCGAAAAGACGAGCAGGCAGCAGGTCACGAATATCATTCTTTGATCTGCTCAACTCAGGTGCTCATTCTACATCATCAGGGGCCGGAGCAACAGAGCCACTACCTTTACATCCATTCTCAATTTAGTGCACGGAGTTTCCTACTGGTCTGCCGCACACTCGTTGAGAGCCAAACCTGAACGGGCTGTTTCGTTACCAGTATCCACACAGCTGTCAGGGTCCATGTATGGGGCTGATCATGTCCAATATGAGCGCGGGAGTTTTGCCCGCCAAGCTTTGGGCGTCTCCATGTGGGTGTCGGGTATTAGATCCGACGTTACCGCGAACGAGAGAAGCTTTCGTAGCAGTTCATTTGAATGTGGATGGATGTGACAGCAGGGTTTCCGGTTGTCAGCCTAGCGTATGGCAGTTGAGACGTCTTGAAGAGTCATAGACATACACCGATTGATACAGCAGGAGCCGTCAAACACATCAAGAAGTCGGACTAATGTGGCCTCGGTTCAGCACGAGGTCCCGTAATCACATCCAACTGATCGGGCGCATTGGATTGGCGAGTCCACGAAGCTATCTGAGACACAATGCCGCCTAATTTAGTCGCGACACATATCCCGTCACATAACAAAACCCCTATTCTTCCAGAAACAGCTGCCATTCCAGGCCCTTTATTTAAACACCAACAATGTCGGAGTATTGCatttttggtggtggaaaCTTATATCCCTTCACCAAAAACCGTATTATTATCACTGAGCCAAGCGGCTGTCGTGTCCAACATGCAACTCGGCCACGCGAAACtattcctcttttttctgtcCCTGTTCACACCGGCTTTATCCCGGCGCATTGGTCATAAGCACACTCATGTCGCTGAGCGACAGGCTCCCGCCTGTACGCCAACTGCCGGTGGGTCACCCACTGTGGACGATGTGCCAGCCATCGAgtcagccatggctgcttgTCCCTCTGGCACAATCATGATTCCAGCAAAGTCTACCTATCATATCAACTCTGAACTTTCTTTTGCCAAATGCTCCGGTTGCACTTTACAAGTCGAGGGAACGCTGTTGGTGTCAGATGATACGAAGGCTTGGAGTGGCAAAGACGCCGTCTTGAACCTCGAAGACGTCAACGACGTCAGTATTGTTTCGAAAACCGGGAAGGGTGTGATTGATGGCAACGGGCAAGCCGCCTGGGACCTGTTAAACAAGGACAAGAATTACTCCCGGGTCAAATGTCTACTCTATCTCACCGGTAAAACGTCCGGCGTCACCATTTCAGGACTCACGATGAGGAATCCGCCAAATGTCTTCTCCTCAGTCAAGCAGAGTGTTACGAATGTCACCTATTCCAATTTGATTCTCACGGCTGTTTCCAAGAGCGATGCACTGCCGAAGAATACCGACGGATTTGACCTTGGCGGCACTGGCATCCGGATGGATAACATCAAAGTTCAGAACGGCGACGACTGCATTGCCATCCAGAACGGCGCGGAAGATATCACTGTGATGAACATTCAATGCACCGGGTCTCACGGTCTTAGTATCGGTAGTATTGGCAAAACACCCGGGGAAGTCGACACCGTCAAAAATATTCATTTCAAAAACGCTAAGATGACCAAATGCTCCAAGGCAGCTGGAATCAAGATCTACTCTGGAGGTTACGGCACAGCTGAAGTCAGCAACGTCACCTGGGAGAACGTCATGGTGGATGGTACCTCGTATGCCTTCCAGGTCCAGACCTGCTACGGATCGGATGAGAAGGAATGCGCTTCTCAGCCTAGTACTGCCAAGCTGACGGACATTGTTGTCAAGGGGTTCAGCGGTAAAACTGATAAGGATGAGCCGGTCGCTAGCATTAATTGCCCAGCCAAGGGTACCTGTGGACTTTCGCTGACTGAGATGAAGGTGCAGTCTGCTACTGGGGGTGAGGAATACCAATGTTCTAATGCTGGAGCTATTGGTGTCAAGTGTGCCCCGGGCGCAAGTGGATAAGCTGCGATATTAGTGCAGCAGCCGGTCAATTCTCATGATGGCCAGGCTTGCACGAAATGCCATTCATTATAGTTCTCATGTGGTCGAAGTTGGGAACAGGAAGAGTTTTAGCTACTCCATAGTGATTTACTACTTTACCAAATTttcaataaataataatccCCTCTGTTGTATATACTTCCACTACTGTCAAAATATATACAGAATACCTGCATTATTGTCTGGAAATAATGCCATTCACCAGCTGTAACCACGGAGGCCAAATGCCATGGTAAAATAATCAGCAAGGAACAGGCAAAGCACCATAGATAGCCGGTGCATCGAAAAGGTCCAACTCAGCCTTGCGGCGACGAGTAAGCCCATTGACGACTTGCCCGTTGGCCTTATTCCATTGCGGCAGTTCGTCATGCGCAACCGTCGCCACATTTTCACCCTTGTTCATGCGGGCCACAAGGTCCGATTTTTGCATGTTGCCATTTCCGATGTTGAATGTCCAAGACACAAGAGCAGCGTATTGGTTATCATTTAAGGTGACTGGGTCCGCTAGGGCATTGGTGAGGGCGTCTTGGTAGGACTATTCGATAATCAGCATGTCTGTATGTACTTTAGATGTGCATGGTAATAACTCACAACCAAGTCATCAGCCAGTAGTCTGCTGGCATCTGCCTCGGACAATGGCTTAGGGTAGGTCACTTCGGAGCAGGTCGCATCGCCACAGAGGTGACCATAACCAATGGTCGGGTTGCCGAAGCCATCGTCGTAAACGCTGGGCTGGAATGACTCAAAGCTCTTAATCAAGTTAAGACCGTTTTGGTTGACAGGAGGGCCTGTGCAGGCAACAGCAAGGGCGGGGAGAAGGACACCCAGGAACTTGAGCGAGGAAGACATATTGAGTGGTGATTCGGATATTTTCGCGTCTGGAGATCTAATTTCTTTCACGGGTATGCAGGCCTTCTTATGCTTCTCCAATCGTTGGTGACTGTCTTATTCTCCCGCTAATATCTCGTAGTGCACCCCAAAATACGAAGTAGCGCGAAGATCGATATTTCTTGAACACGAGATCGCCCGCCCCTTGAAGCATGTAAACTCGGTGATAAGGTTCGTGATCGACATAATCTTGCGCTTGGGATACACGTAGACTACTGTATCCACGCTTCAAGTTGTCTAAAAGTTCAGTCTAACTAGCTGATCGACAGATGTCCCCTCGATACATCGTCGAGGATCTAAGCTTGGCGTCCCGCTAGAGTTCGTACCGGCCGTTGATCTTCACTTGCGTTTCTCCCTGGAGACCCTTAAATGGCTATGATCATTGTGTGGTCCCTTTGAATACGAGCTCCCAGGCACAGCCACTCCCGCGAACCGTTTAGTTGTGCTAGTTGCTCACTATGGTCCCTATTCTTAGTACAGAAACTCGGTTAATATCTTCTATGTGGTTCTAATACTAAACTATGAGCAATCGCTCTTGAATAGACGTTATTGACAGGTTAGGCTTTCAGTAGTACTGTTCTATGGCACCGATAGTTCTACATGGTCACAGCACGTCAAATACCAGTTGATAGACGGCATGGAGCAACGAGAGCCGGAGGATCCTTCAGGATGTTAGCTACCGTCAGTAGAGTAGTAAGGTAATGTGGCAAGGAGTTACAGGGCTCGTGCGGGCATCATTCCACATTTATATATGACAACGTTATCCACAGAATTACCTTCATAATATTACTCCCCAACTCTAAGATCCGGCAGCCACTTACATGTGTCCCACGGTAAGTTCCTCGGTCGGCGTCTTGGAGAAGTATTGGACAATAACGGCCAGCTGATCCCATAAAAAGTCTCCCAGTAAACACATGAACTATCTCATGAACTGACAGCGCCGGCGTCATTGTCGGCCAACACATCTACTCTAGTCACAATTCGGGATAATTTCCTTCTAGATCGTAGGTCCTATAGGACACTCATATACCATATTTGTTAGGAGAAGTATCTGAGAACGGTTtactagtatttattattacAACCGGTTCAGGATTAGTGAAACCACAACATAATGTTGCTTTAACTTACACCACTTGGATACAGTACTGTGCGTCATTATAAGAAGAGCATCTCACCCATGACTCAAACTAAGCACTCTTGATCACGAATATAGAGCATTTCTAATAAagatgtactccgtacttcaAGTACTTAGAACTCTACTTCTTATTTACTAAGGATTGAACCATCAGCTTTAAAAGCTCATGTGACCATGGCCGGTATCTAAAATAATCACCAGGCGTAGGGCTCAAATAACCGGACCCTAAAAAAAGGGACCGGAGCTTGGATCTCGACCATCTAGCAGTTTGTTGCACGTTTTCAATATCGCTTCCTCATATAAATGGTTACAATGTCCCCACTACTCAAAGCCTTTTCCGTCATCACGCTTAAGCACTCATCCGGCGATGTCCCACTTGTGCAGTGCGGCGGAAATGTGGAGTCACCGGGGATGGATCTAGATAGGCCTATTAAAAGCCATGATAGCTACATTTTTGGAAGAGCTATTCCTTATAGTCATAGCAGTCAGCTGCTGGCAAATGCATTTCCCTGTAAATCAGCATGTATAAACCGCATCACTGAACTATCCACCAGGAACAACTTACTCCTCATCAACTTACTCCAGTCAGGTCCAAAATAATGGCGTCCAAATTCTTCAACGTCGGAGTCATCGGCTACGGCCTTAGTGCTAAGATCTATCAAATTCCATTTATCACTACAGTCAAAAGTCTCAAGCTCTATGCTGTTGTCCAACGGACACCAAAACCGGATAATAATGCAGAATTAGGTTTTCATGGGATGAAAAGCTTCCGCAGCACGGAGTTAAATGGTCAAAGATCATGCTGTTGACATCGTGGTGGTGACTACAGCCCCAGACTCTCATCTCGAGCTGGCGAAGCTGGCTCTGAATGCGGGAAAGCATGGTAAGTTGAACAGTTACCAGTGAACTGTTCTCGAAATAACATGTGGAACCAATCAGTCGTGGTCGAAAAGCCATTCACGCCAACGTACCAAGAAGCCCAGAAACTCATAGATCTCGCCAAGAAACAGAGCCGATTGCTCACTGTGTATCTGAGTATGCTACTCCTACTAACCCATCTCCTCCCCAGAGGTGGTCGCTTTGTGGGAAAGACCTAATAGgagtttaaatataaataggCCGACGATGGGACGCGGACTACCTCACACTTTCTAAGCTCATCGAAGATGGCTCCCTCGGCAGAATAGTAGATTATGAGACACGATTCGAGCGCCATGTACCTGACATTCTAGGATCCAGATGGAGAACTGAATCGATACCTGGTGGCGGGGCCATCTATGATTTAGGTGCCCATCTCATCGACCAAACAGCACAGCTATTCGGCCTGCCAAGCGGATCACCGCGTTCCTCGGCAACCAAAGAGAGGGAATCGATGGCAGCGATGATTCGTTTACTGTGCTAATGCACTACGATGAATTCATGGCTACGGCTAAAGCAGCTGTCATAAGTCCGCAAGAAAAGCAGCTCCGATTTTGGGTTAGGGGGACTAAAGGAACGTTCAAGAAGGTTGGTGATAGTAGCACTCGTGATTTGCGAACAAGAGCTGCTCCTAGGCTTGTCCCAGTTTTACTTCGATGTGCAAGAAGAACAGCTGAAATCGGGCATGCGTCCTGGAGACGATGGCTATGGAATCGAGCCGAGTGAGCGATATAGTAAGTAATGCACTTCTTTCAAATGGCCCGACATAATACAGCGTCGTCACGCATTAAAGGAATGGCAGCTAATGATACTCAGGAACACTGACCTCAGTTCAACCTAATGGCGCGTTCAAGACAGAGGCCGTTCCTACTGTGGATCCACCGCTTTATACCGAATTTTATAGTAAGCTTGCAGAGGCTTTGGCTGGCGAGGGCGAGGTGTCTGTAAGTCCTGAAGAATCTGCTGCCGTTATTCGGCTTGTCGAGATCGCTGTGCAAAGCTCGAAGACTGGACGGACGTTAGATGTCGATCTTTGTTCATGATGGAAGTGCGCATGATGATGCTTATAGATACTGCTGTGAGACCATGAACCCTTTGTAATTATGAAATGGTAGACAGGGTAGTATTCTGTAGCTTCCTCAAACTGAACTAGTTCAAACTCCTTATATGACAATTCAGTCCTTCTGATTCCGTTCGGCAATAACATAAGGCGCAAAACTGGCCAGCTTTTCAGGTTTCAGTCAATTCTCGCACAGGCGATGGCTGCGCAACGATGCCTGCTCCAGCTTGAATCCATTGCTTTTCCCGTCCCTGGAAAACTGTTCGAAGGACAAGTGCGACATCCCAGGTTTCAGGATCCTCTATCAGCAAAATTGCACCTGAATAAAGCTCCCGGGGGTGCTTCTCAAGACGCCCAATACCTTCCAGTGCAGCTTGCTTTGGGATTCCAGTAGCAGTAATCGAAGGGAATAGGATATTAAATGCATCCCATGCATCCTTTCCAGGCAGCAGAGCACCTGATACGGTCGAGCCCAGGTGCTGCACACTCCCCCGAGGCCGGACAGTCATCAAGTCGTCCACAACTACAGTGCCAGGAGAGCACAGCCTGTCCAGTTCATTTATTGCCTCTTTCACCGACAACACATGTTCAACTATTTCCTTCGGGTCACTAACCAATGCCTCCTTGAGCTTTTTGGATTTAGTCCCCGGCCTCCTCCTGCGATCGAGTTCCAGCGAGCGGCTCCGTCGTCACCTTACCATCTCGCAGGGACATTACAAGCTCCGGGCTGAATCCAGTAGCCTGGTTGTTGCCATGAAGCAGACAAAATGAGCGGGCGGGGTTGTGATGTTGTCGTCCACATCGCAGGGTTTCAGGCATGTCCACTCTCCAAGGAAGGCTCACAGCACGAGAAGGAATGACTTTCGTATATTTCTCTGCTCTTATATCTGCCAACGCAGCCTCGACTTGTTCCACGTATTCACTTGCTCTGGTATTCGTGTCAATGGGATGTCCTGGTGATGGTTCTATGCAAGTGGTATCATCGACCAACGCAGAGAGTTCCACCGTCCCTCGCTTGTCGACTCCAGTCAGCGTAATTCTATCTGGATAAAAGACCACCTCAGTACGTGGAACCATATGACTCAGCATTGGCCATTCCCCAGTAGAGTGAGAAATCCCCCGTAGAAGTAGGGCATTGCTGAACCCGACGTAGCCATAGATTCTGGTTCCACAGTCCTCATTTGCGGAGGTGTATTCTCGCACAACATCGGTCACTCCACCATCGATGGATCGCACTTCATCCTTTCCGTTCGTAGAAAAGGTTGCTTTCCGTCCTTCGGGGTCAATTGTCACTGACGAGCGGTTTCCGATACCCAAATACCAAACACCTGTGCGCTCGTATGCGTAGTAGTCATCGGATTTGAGCTTGGACAAAGCAGTTGCAACTCTTTGTAGGGCGTCTAGGGGACCAGGGCGCAAAGTAATGGAGGTTGGAAGAACAGTCATCTTCTGATGAAGGCAGAATACTCGGGCCTAAAGTATAAATCATCCGGTATTCCTTAGAAAATGGTCTAGGGAGCGTTCCACAGTGAGAGATAGCAGGGTTTATGTACCCTTTACGGACTATAGCACTTGTAGGATCATAACAAGCATGGCCTCTGGCAGGAAGGTCTGGGTGATTCGATCTCGAGAATTCCAACTGTGGCATATACCATTACCGGATTATGAGAGTTTTACCTTACTTCAAACGGTGCAAAGAAGGATCCCGTCCTTATATCACTCACGTTGCTTACTTTCCGAAACCAATGGTAGGATTAGAACGAGTCATCGCAGAACGCGTGTACGAGATGGTTTACATTCCAATTTTGGATTTTGGGTTCAGCCTTCGACGGCTTCGTTTCAGGTATTCCGGTAAAGAATGGTGAGTTTGAAtggtttcccttttcttgatGTTGGATCTCGCTCTTGTAATTACGGGCTTTTATTCTTGAATATAGGAATGAATACCTTGCAGGTTTAATTCCCAAGGATGACTACTATCGGAGGGGAATGCATATATGATCATATTAACCAAAACCGGTTCATCCCTGCTTTTTGGCATAAATGTCGGCAGCGAACCACAACTCAATACAAATTTCAGTGGAATGTGCCAGGTTATATCAGCATCAAGGTTGACACATATGACGTTATTCTTCTACCGGATTTCCCTTGATATGCCGAGACCGAAAGTCAAATGTTATTGCCGAGTGCTATCTGGCTGATTCTTAGTGCCTATAACTAAATTTTACGTACTAGAGGATGCTGCTGATAATGTTTTATATTATGACAGATGCATATGCAAGGCATAGGTGACGTAGTATGGAGTTCTTTCAACTACTATATAACCCTAGCCTGTTACCTCTCGAGAAGTCGAACACTTATGCATATACAGCATGGCTGAAACAGACAACTACCCATTAGGTCGGAACATATTCCACTCAGTCCGGTCTGTTCAGGGCCTTATTCTCTAAATTGAAGATCAAATAGCTCTGTTGGAGGCTAACATGAACTAGTTTGGACGCCCAACATTTACTCTGGAGGCTTCACACAGGCTACATACTCCACCCTCGTATTCATGTCACTGATAACATGAAGATTGCCAAGCTTGGAACCGGAACAGGGTACGTATGCTTGTATCCCAAGAATACCCACTTCTGACGTGATCTAGAGTCTGGCTCTTCGAAGGAGCAAAATACCTCCCAACGACAGCTCAGCTGGATGGATTCGACATCTCCGATGAGCAATTTCCTCTGAAGGAGCAGTGCCCGCCTAACCTCAGATTCGGTATCATGGATTCTTTTGTCGATCCACCAGCCTCTCTTGTTGGTCAGTATGATGTGGTACATCTTCGTATGTGGACGAGTAACTTCCGAAACCGTGATTCGGGCGTCATCATCCATCATGTCAGGGAGCTGTTGAGTGAGTTACGACTTATCTGACTTTTTAACCTAGACACCCTCTAACATTCCTCAATCCCAGAGCCCGGAGGGTTTATTCAATGGGAAGAGGCATACCTGACCCACCAGGTGGTTGTGGTGAAAAGGCCAAGCAATTCGAGGCAGGAATGAATGCATTGTTCGATCGAGTAGGCCTTAATTACAGGTAGGTATCCAGGACACACTGCCATGTGAATGATAACAGTCGAACTTACAGAAATAAGCTGGGTACCTAATCTCTCCAAGCGAGTGAAGCAGCTTtgcttcctcctcatcgagTTTGAAAGACAGCAGTTCTAGAACAATTTGATGAACTTATGCACCAATACTTATCCCCTGGCACTCCGTGAGATCCTCCAGGGAGTTAGGCAGTCTTGTCCGTCGGAGGCAGTTATGGAGCATGAGATTGCTCTTCAGCATCTACTCtccgaagaaagaagaaatatcgTTTACAATTGGTCTCCTACTACGCTTTTGGCTCAAAGCCCCCCGAAAGATTCGGTCTCCATGTCTGAATAGACTGCCGTTCCCGCTTAGTTTCAATATTGAAAATTCGTGGAGGTGAGATTCTGAAGATTACTTTTCATCGTCTCATACCGTATACCGACCGGTTTGTCTAACAAACCCGATTAATTTGAGCGATTAATGCTACCTCTTGGGTGAGAGATGGCATAAGGTCCAGCCGATCTGCGTGGGGTTAGGGTTGCGGTGCTGTCACGCGCGATCATCCTGTCATTGGATTTCCCTTGAGGTGATGCAGAGGACTATCTACTATACAGGGTAGATAGCCTGTCAACTAAGTGGGGATACGGAtgtgggaagaaaagcaagtatatattatctgCTTAATAGTAGATTACAATATTTTAGGACTCCTTTGTGGCtcgtttctttctgcttACATTTGTTCTCAAATGGTTTAGGTTCCCTCTTCTTAAGTAGGGTTCTGGGATTAGGAAGACGATTACTCGGTCAAGCGATGCCTTGCCATACCAGTTCAAGACTGCGAGAGAGACTGGTAGTATGTACGACTGGCCACTTTGTTCAGGGATCGAGTGCCCTGTGT
This window harbors:
- a CDS encoding putative exopolygalacturonase precursor (unnamed protein product), producing MQLGHAKLFLFFLSLFTPALSRRIGHKHTHVAERQAPACTPTAGGSPTVDDVPAIESAMAACPSGTIMIPAKSTYHINSELSFAKCSGCTLQVEGTLLVSDDTKAWSGKDAVLNLEDVNDVSIVSKTGKGVIDGNGQAAWDLLNKDKNYSRVKCLLYLTGKTSGVTISGLTMRNPPNVFSSVKQSVTNVTYSNLILTAVSKSDALPKNTDGFDLGGTGIRMDNIKVQNGDDCIAIQNGAEDITVMNIQCTGSHGLSIGSIGKTPGEVDTVKNIHFKNAKMTKCSKAAGIKIYSGGYGTAEVSNVTWENVMVDGTSYAFQVQTCYGSDEKECASQPSTAKLTDIVVKGFSGKTDKDEPVASINCPAKGTCGLSLTEMKVQSATGGEEYQCSNAGAIGVKCAPGASG
- a CDS encoding putative lysozyme gives rise to the protein MSSSLKFLGVLLPALAVACTGPPVNQNGLNLIKSFESFQPSVYDDGFGNPTIGYGHLCGDATCSEVTYPKPLSEADASRLLADDLVSYQDALTNALADPVTLNDNQYAALVSWTFNIGNGNMQKSDLVARMNKGENVATVAHDELPQWNKANGQVVNGLTRRRKAELDLFDAPAIYGALPVPC
- a CDS encoding NAD binding Rossmann fold oxidoreductase, whose amino-acid sequence is MVKDHAVDIVVVTTAPDSHLELAKLALNAGKHVVVEKPFTPTYQEAQKLIDLAKKQSRLLTVYLSRRWDADYLTLSKLIEDGSLGRIVDYETRFERHVPDILGSRWRTESIPGGGAIYDLGAHLIDQTAQLFGLPSGSPRSSATKERESMAAMIRGLKERSRRLVIVALVICEQELLLGLSQFYFDVQEEQLKSGMRPGDDGYGIEPSERYRTLTSVQPNGAFKTEAVPTVDPPLYTEFYSKLAEALAGEGEVSVSPEESAAVIRLVEIAVQSSKTGRTYCCETMNPL
- a CDS encoding ADC synthase, with the translated sequence MTVLPTSITLRPGPLDALQRVATALSKLKSDDYYAYERTGVWYLGIGNRSSVTIDPEGRKATFSTNGKDEVRSIDGGVTDVVREYTSANEDCGTRIYGYVGFSNALLLRGISHSTGEWPMLSHMVPRTEVVFYPDRITLTGVDKRGTVELSALVDDTTCIEPSPGHPIDTNTRASEYVEQVEAALADIRAEKYTKVIPSRAVSLPWRVDMPETLRCGRQHHNPARSFCLLHGNNQATGFSPELVMSLRDGKLKEALVSDPKEIVEHVLSVKEAINELDRLCSPGTVVVDDLMTVRPRGSVQHLGSTVSGALLPGKDAWDAFNILFPSITATGIPKQAALEGIGRLEKHPRELYSGAILLIEDPETWDVALVLRTVFQGREKQWIQAGAGIVAQPSPVRELTET